From Solanum lycopersicum chromosome 4, SLM_r2.1:
gacttccaggttttggggatagcattgagtttttagaagttgatttttgattttgttaatgagttttaagtcttccgcattgtgtttctatttattatgtttgaaatgttggggtttagattggttggttcgctcacataggagggtaaatgtgggtgccactcacgacacgttttgggtcgtgacagtttgtcccttattattattattaaatttttatgtacTAAAAAGTTAAGTAATTAAAAAGATGCTTAAATTAACAATAGTAGTTTAACCATTTATCTTTTATTcgctaaataataataaatatattatgaagAACATTAAATAGATGATATATGTAGTTAGTTTTTTGTTATCCTTCTCtcattctcttttcttctcattttgaaTAGTGTAATTTCCTTCCTATGATAATATCAATCTTAGTAATTGGTTCTTAAAaagcatattaaaaaattaattctcaaAGTGTTTTTACATAAATAGTGGAGAATGACTCTTCACATTGagcttttaattttaaaaaattatgtgtatgaaaaataattaacattCAATAATTAGGCAGAAGAATATCAcattatcatatataaaataatatttctaagtCAAAAGTAGACATTCTAGTTTGAGAAATAATTACTACTAACTATTTATGGGTCCAGCTCCAATCAATAATCTATAGTTTGGAGTTTGACAATTTTCTAGCTATAGTTAAAATTTTACATCAACAATAAATACCTTATTATCATAGTAGATAGACGTTTgatgcataaaatttataaatgctAAAAGATTTCGTCAATGTAGTACATATGCAAACTTATGATAAAAACACTTGGTATATTACGAAACACACTTGAAGTCATTCCATGATTAAtatgtcaattatttttatcattatataacATATACGTCTTCTTTTCAACCTTAAAAAGTATTGTACACATGATTTATGTAGAGAAAAGAATAATACTCTTTTTTTCATAACATTACtctttgaataattaatataaattgagCAATATGAACTTTTCAAAATGACTTATTCTAGATATATGAtcaatttgaagaatgaatgtTCCAACAAACATATAATAGACTGATAAGatcaataaattatacatataaatgaaaagttaaaataaaaatacaacctcaaaatcacatatatactaTATAGAGTATGATCCATTCTTTATCTCCAATTAGGTgggccattttatttttgttcatatatatatatatatatatatatatatatatatatatatatatatatatttcttatttagtCATTATTCTCACtactcataaataataatttcaaaaatatatttatactaaagtaGAACACTCTATCGAGAGCCAAATAAGCATGTCAAATGAACTGattaatctttcataaatatgaatttcattAGTAATTAAGATACATAGTAGAACATGAATTGTATATTACTATTTTCTTCATGTAGGATACAAaatattctaataaaaaaacaaaatcataagaaagtacatcaacatatataaaaaggaaatatataatACTTAGGACGGACAAAAAGGAGcggataaaaacaaaaaataattactgcaCATACAAAATAATTTGCAAAGTTCATTTTTACATGATAATCTCTCATCCTCTTCTTGTCATTTATATGAAGACCATGCTAGGTAATTTATAGAAGTAGCTATAATGACCTTTGAGTAGATAATTAATTTGCATTAAATTAGTTCAATGGTTTTAGTCCATATCAAATTTGTTTAATGGAAAAACTTTTCAAATACTCCTGATTTTCACaatagagtaattaattattaatatgaatttgatTCATGCACCAATCTAAAtgagttatttattaaatttttaattatagtttataatatttgtttaattatttttatataagggTAAAATGTTAATTCAACTTTGAGCTTTGaatcttcccacttataatatattaatgtgAATTTGATTCATGCACCAATCTAAAtgagttatttattaaatttttaattatagtttataatatttgtttaattatttaaatataagggtaaaatggtaattcaactttgagctTTGAATCTTCCcacttataaataatattaataacagatagtattaaataaatagtattaaataatattagtatttactgtgtattaatcctagtcctattaggattagtactccttaatcctagtcctattaggattagtactccttaatcctagtcctattaggatgataataacagatagtatattaaataaatagtattaaataatattagtatttactgtgtactaattctagtcctattaggattagtactccttaatcctagtcctattaggattagtacacagtaaatactaatattatttaatactatttatttaatactaactgttattaaatatgatatgatatgatatattatGAATAATGACCAATACTTGTTgcatttaaggaaaataatatcaaactattaaatcaaattaaatattataattatgatttgatttaattatatcttataataaattgttgttattttCGCCGTTCTCTTTGGTAGAATtttgctcgccactctcctttTTGTGACAGTCTTGCTCATCTCTCTCGCTTTTATTCAAACACAAACGTATagaatgtgtttgtgtttgtataaatcgaaagaaaattatacatatacatatattttcattccCTCTCTCCATTCAACTAGacctcgctcgccactctctcagatctcgctcaccactctcaCTCGTCTCTCTCACttaatacaaacaaaaatgcatatattgtctttgtgtttgtataaagcgagagaaaattctatatacaaatacaaatgcatatactttcatcctatacacttataattgtacaaatatgattttttcatgCCCagatttcttttgtctttctttctttctctttatctATCTCTCTGCTTTTCATAGTCAAGATGTGCCCGTGGGATGAGActaacaaacacaaattataattgattcttttgtatAAGTATACCAAAACAGATTATACAatgattcttttatatatatatatacaaaaacagattatataattgattcttttgtatatgtgtgTAGTGAAATAGCATAGAAAGAATATGGCTCGGAGGGAATAGTGTCTGCTAGTGGTGACGTTTATAGCTATTGCATCATGTTGATGGAGGTTTTGACGAAAAGAAGGTCAACAGATGAAGAGATATGCAATGGAAATCTAACTTGAGGAAATGGATAAAACAATCATTTTCAGGGAGTATGATGGACGTTGtgaatgtcaatattttttgtgaGGAAGAACAAATCACTGGTAAAATTGAAATGTGCATAGCCTCCATGATAGAATTGAGTTTAGACCGCACAAAGAAAATGACAGAATCAAGATTGACGATTGACAATGAAAGAAGTAGTGAAGAGGCTTAACAAAATCAAGAACGCATTTATGGAAACATAGAAGTTATGGTGTTCTTTTCTGAGCTGCAAATCAATATGATGCTTTTTGTTTACCTGATTTCTTTAATAAAGTtgtttgtaatttaatttgagTGGTTTTGGACCTATCTATTTTTGAATACTTTGTTTTTTGAAATGTAATAAAACAATCAGTGAATTGAGCACTTTTCATTTCCTTGTACTAATTAATTACTTTCTTCTTTGGACTTCCAACAAATACCAGAGAGttccaaagaaaaaaattggtaaTCTGTTGTCCTCtgttacaaaaaagaaaaaaaatgattttatttagtGCTGCCAACATACtgtgtttaattttaattttatgtatttaggcaaataaatattcaaagattttatgtatttctttgaaaattagtcaaaatgattttattttttttggaggaCCGGTTTAAACACCCTTTTGAGTTATATACTTTTCTGCCTACTTACTGTTGACATCGATGATTTTTATGATTTGATTATTAAATTCACATCGTCTATCTAAGAAGATAAGGAGAAGAAGAAGTAAATCTCGTATTACTCTCTCTTTCTCTAATcacaaaaatcatataaaaatggagaaaattggGAAAAGATTTGAAGGGAAAGTGGTGATTGTAACAGCTTCTTCACAAGGTATTGGATTTAGCATAGCTCAGAGACTGGGATTTGAAGGTGCTTCTGTTGTTATCTCCTCTCGCAAACAGGTTAATTTCTTCACTCcaatttttactttgttttttttaaccaaaatttgGATGATTCTTCAATCGGGTATTCCAGATTTTGCTTATAGTTAATGGCTTTATCCTTTTATCTGGTTGTATATGCTAAAAGGGTTTGTTTCTTTGCCAAAATTTTGGCTGATTCTTCAAATGGGTATTTCAGATTTTGCTTAAAGTTAATGTCTTGGTTGTATATGCTGACAAAGGAATGTTTGATGAACTGAATAACTTGATCCTTTTTTAGAATTTCACACATACACATGATTCCTATGAATGGAGGATTATTTGGCTAAATCAGCTCAAAAATACTCTTTAACATGATGTGCTATTGTCTGTTTTGGTTCAAGCTCTCATGGTTTTCCTCAAAAGTCGTTACACCGTTGAGAGATCCTACATCCTATAGGAAGCTTCTCAATCTTTTCAGCTACCAACGTGGTGCTTTATGTGATTTGGGAATTTCCCTTATTAGAATttcacacacacatacacagaTCTATGAACGACGGATTGTTGGGCTAAATGAGCTCAAATTTTGATATGGTCCATTTTAAGCCAAGACCCTCACGGCTTAACTCAAAAGGTGTTACGTCGTTTAGAGATCCTACATTTATATGTAGTTTCCCAATCTTTTCAACTGTCAATGTGTGACTTCGTAACCACAGAGGATGAACACATCTAATTCCATGTGGATCCGGGATTTAACTTTTTGGTTGCCTTAGGTGTAATGTTCAAATCGCTTATGTTTTGTCCTTGGGTAGTTACTTGTTTGGGTTCGGGATTTAGCTTTTTAGTGCCTGTGTCTCAGGTTCAAATTGCATATGTCCAAGCCTTGGTGGGAAATTACCTGTGCTGATGGGAGATATTAGGTACCACATGGAATTAATCGGGGGTGTACACAAGCTGGCCTGGACACTAGAGTTATCGAAAAAAGAATTTACAACGACTTGAATTTCAGCGGATCATAACTTTTTGTAGTTACAAGTATTTGTAGCAAAAATTGCGTCAAAGAAATAGAAACAGTGTCACTGTTTTTCTTGGACTTCTCTATATTTGTGTATTGTTTACTCTCTTCATATTGAAGATTTGACTTTAGGTAGTGTCTATTTCATTTTACAGGAAAATGTAGATGAAGCAGTAAAGAAACTGAGAGATGGAGGAATTGAAGTGTTGGGATTAGTATGTCATGTCTCAAATGCACAACAGAGGAAGAATTTGATAGACAAGACCATTCAGGTATGAACTGAATTGTTACTGTCTTAAATTAACACTTCTTGGTCTGTGCTTGCGTATCTTGGAGGTCAATTGTCTGTTATTTTCTTGGGAATGGTTTTTGATCTAACTACGGAAAATGAGAAGTCAATGCTTTATACTTCGTATGATCTgacttttttaattgaaatttgtaATTTTCAGAAATATGGGAAACTAGACGTGGTTGTGTCAAATGCCGCTGTTAATCCATCAGTAGACGCAATATTAGAAACTAAATCATCAGTCCTTGACAAGCTGTGGGATATCAATGTCAAGGCCGCTATACTACTACTACAAGTAAGTTGATAAAAAATTCACGAGAACAATGTTGCAAATGCATGTGTTACTTCGTCAAGCATTTATTGAATACATCGAAAGGCAATGACTATTTGTTCTAGTATATCACATATTCCAATATACTTCAAATTCTCGAATTCCTTTCTTTTCCTTCATGTTCTGCTATTGCGCTGAATATTTTGATCTTTATACTGTTTACAGGATGCAGTTCCTTACCTTAAGAAGGGTTCATCAGTTGTTCTAATTTCCTCAATTTCTGGTTACTCGCCACCAGCTTCAATGGGTATGTATGGGGTGACTAAAACTGCACTACTCGGACTTACCAAGGTACTAATGTTTAACTTGGCGTCCCTGGCACATGAGTAATGTGTTCTATTAATACCTCCTTCTTATTGTCTTATTTGGAAAGCCAGGCTCTTGCAGCTGAAATGAGTCCAGATACTCGTGTAAACTGTGTAGCACCGGGTTTTGTTCCTACGCATTTTGCTGATTTCATCACGAGTAATGAGCAAGTGGTAAGTTCTTATTAAACTAAATCTCTTACTCATAGCAAAATCTTATCAGTATCCGTTTTTTACTTACTAACTAGTTGCTGATTGTGCTTAGAGGAGAGAGATCGAGGGTAAGACATTACTCAATAGGCTTGGAACAACACATGACATGGCCGCTGCTGTTGCTTATTTGGCTTCTGACGATGCTTCTTATGTAACTGGAGAAACTCTGGTTGTCGCTGGAGGAATGCCTTCCAGACTTTAACTTCTCTATCACAGTGCCTCTCCTTCTGTTTTAGTTAGCTTGCATCAGCCTAGGACGGACATGCTTATGATGTTATGCAAGTCCTGTGACCGATACCAAAGGGGAAGCATGAATCAGACCAAGAAGACACTGCTCTCTGCTTGTCGTTACAACAACAGACACCCACACCGGAGTTTCATTATCTTATTCCTTTTGTAGAACTTCTTTCTTTTAGCTCTATACACCTTGAGAGCAAATAGCTACAAGATGTTCAACTATTATTTCAACTGATAGATAATAATCAACAGAAGTTTGTCATGAAATGACATTATCAAGGTGAATAGCCTTAGAAGTTTGGGAAGCATGCTcctgtttatattatttttgccaATAGTTTTGCAAACGTCAGGTTGCAAGATGATAATAAGCACATATTACCATCTCGAAGATGCATCTATTAGGAc
This genomic window contains:
- the LOC101264111 gene encoding tropinone reductase-like 3, whose amino-acid sequence is MEKIGKRFEGKVVIVTASSQGIGFSIAQRLGFEGASVVISSRKQENVDEAVKKLRDGGIEVLGLVCHVSNAQQRKNLIDKTIQKYGKLDVVVSNAAVNPSVDAILETKSSVLDKLWDINVKAAILLLQDAVPYLKKGSSVVLISSISGYSPPASMGMYGVTKTALLGLTKALAAEMSPDTRVNCVAPGFVPTHFADFITSNEQVRREIEGKTLLNRLGTTHDMAAAVAYLASDDASYVTGETLVVAGGMPSRL